In one window of Lynx canadensis isolate LIC74 chromosome A3, mLynCan4.pri.v2, whole genome shotgun sequence DNA:
- the TSHZ2 gene encoding teashirt homolog 2 has protein sequence MPRRKQQAPKRAAGYAQEEQLKEGEEIKEEEEEEDSGSVAPLQGSNDPGTDEELETGPEQKGCFSYQNSPGSHLSNQDVENESLLSDASDQVADVKSVCGRDAADKKASAHPKPPNESHNCMDKMTAVYANILSDSYWSGLGLGFKLSGGERRPCDPRNGSSKTDFDWHQDALSKSLQQNLPSRSVGKPSLFSSVQLYRQSGKMCGSAFTGASRFRCRQCSAAYDTLVELTVHMNETGHYQDDNRKKDKLRPTGYSKPRKRAFQDMDKEDAQKVLKCMFCGDSFDSLQDLSVHMIKTKHYQKVPLKEPVPTISSKTVTPAKKRVFDVNRPCSPDSTTGSFAESFSSQKTAGLQLSSNNRYGYQNGASYTWQFEACKSQILKCMECGSSHDTLQQLTTHMMVTGHFLKVTSSASKKGKQLVLDPLAVEKMQALSDAPNSDSLAPRPSGDSASDRAASTTEPKRESKKEKPEEISKDEKVLKSEEYEDALQKPLDPTMKYQYLREEDLEDGSKGGGDILKSLENTVTTAINKAQNGAPSWSAYPSIHAAYQLSEGAKPALPLGSQVLQIRPNLTNKLRPIAPKWKVMPLVSVPTNLAPYTQVKKEPDDKDEVAKECGKESPQEEASPFSHCDGDAFSKSETPSESKKAEPCLLKEEARLVEEGGEPEKRPPLEPAHSLSNGCALPTRAPALPCINPLSALQSVLNNHLGKATEPLRSPSCSSPSSSTMSMFHKSSLGVMDKPGLSPAPTRPASVSRRYLFESNDQPIDLTKSKSKKAESSQAQSCTSPPQKHALSDIADMVKVLPKATTPKPAASSRGAPMKLEMDVRRFEDVSSEVSTLHKRKGRQSNWNPQHLLILQAQFASSLFQTSEGKYLLSDLGPQERMQISKFTGLSMTTISHWLANVKYQLRKTGGTKFLKNMDKGHPVFYCSDCASQFRTPSTYISHLESHLGFQMKDMTRMAVEQQGKAEQEISRVSSAQRSPETVAGEEDTDSKFKCKLCCRTFASKHAVKLHLSKTHAKSPEHHSQFVTDVDEE, from the coding sequence GCTACGCCCAGGAGGAGCAgctgaaggaaggagaggaaataaaagaagaggaggaagaggaggacagtGGTTCGGTAGCTCCGCTTCAGGGCAGCAATGACCCGGGGACAGACGAGGAGCTAGAAACAGGCCCCGAGCAGAAAGGCTGCTTCAGCTACCAGAACTCTCCGGGAAGCCACCTGTCCAATCAGGACGTGGAGAACGAGTCTCTGCTGAGCGATGCCAGCGATCAGGTGGCGGACGTCAAGAGCGTCTGCGGTCGAGACGCCGCGGACAAGAAAGCCAGCGCGCACCCCAAGCCTCCCAACGAAAGCCACAACTGCATGGATAAAATGACCGCCGTCTACGCCAACATCCTGTCCGACTCCTACTGGTCGGGCCTGGGCCTCGGCTTCAAGCTGTCCGGCGGCGAGAGGCGGCCCTGCGACCCGCGCAACGGCAGCAGCAAGACCGACTTCGACTGGCATCAGGACGCGCTGTCCAAAAGCCTGCAGCAGAACTTGCCTTCCCGATCCGTGGGGAAGCCCAGCCTGTTCAGCTCGGTGCAGCTGTACCGGCAGAGCGGCAAGATGTGCGGGTCGGCGTTCACCGGGGCCAGCCGGTTCCGGTGCCGGCAGTGCAGCGCCGCCTACGACACCCTGGTGGAGCTGACCGTGCACATGAATGAGACGGGCCACTACCAAGACGACAACCGCAAAAAGGACAAGCTGAGACCCACGGGCTACTCCAAGCCCCGGAAACGGGCTTTCCAGGATATGGACAAGGAGGATGCTCAGAAGGTTCTGAAATGCATGTTCTGTGGCGACTCCTTCGACTCCCTCCAAGATTTGAGCGTCcacatgataaaaacaaaacattaccaAAAAGTGCCTTTGAAGGAGCCAGTGCCCACCATTTCGTCGAAAACGGTCACCCCGGCCAAGAAGCGCGTCTTCGACGTCAACCGACCTTGCTCCCCCGACTCGACCACGGGCTCGTTTGCGGAGTCGTTCTCCTCTCAGAAGACGGCCGGCCTGCAGCTGTCGTCCAACAACCGCTACGGCTACCAGAACGGCGCCAGCTACACCTGGCAGTTTGAGGCCTGCAAGTCCCAGATCCTCAAGTGCATGGAGTGTGGCAGCTCCCACGACACCCTGCAGCAGCTCACCACCCACATGATGGTCACGGGGCACTTTCTCAAGGTCACCAGCTCTGCCTCCAAGAAAGGGAAGCAGCTGGTGTTGGACCCACTGGCCGTGGAGAAAATGCAGGCTTTGTCGGACGCCCCAAACAGCGATTCGCTGGCTCCCAGGCCGTCAGGTGACTCCGCCTCTGACCGTGCGGCCTCTACAACCGAGccgaagagagagagcaaaaaggaaaaaccGGAGGAGATCAGCAAGGACGAGAAAGTCCTGAAGAGTGAGGAGTACGAAGACGCTCTCCAGAAGCCGTTAGACCCTACAATGAAGTATCAGTATCTAAGGGAGGAGGATTTGGAAGACGGCTCCAAGGGCGGAGGGGACATTTTGAAGTCGTTGGAAAACACCGTCACCACGGCCATCAACAAAGCCCAGAACGGGGCTCCCAGCTGGAGCGCGTACCCCAGCATCCACGCGGCCTATCAGCTGTCGGAGGGCGCCAAGCCTGCCCTGCCCTTGGGATCCCAGGTCCTGCAGATTCGCCCTAACCTCACCAACAAGCTGAGGCCAATTGCCCCAAAGTGGAAAGTAATGCCGCTGGTCTCTGTGCCCACCAACCTGGCCCCATACACTCAAGTGAAGAAGGAGCCAGACGACAAAGACGAGGTCGCGAAGGAGTGTGGGAAAGAAAGTCCCCAGGAAGAGGCCTCGCCTTTCAGCCACTGCGACGGGGATGCTTTCTCCAAGAGCGAAACCCCTTCCGAGTCCAAGAAGGCTGAGCCTTGTCTCCTGAAGGAGGAGGCCAGGCTGGTGGAGGAGGGCGGCGAGCCCGAGAAACGCCCGCCCCTCGAGCCAGCGCACTCCCTCAGCAACGGGTGCGCCCTGCCCACGCGTGCCCCAGCCCTGCCATGCATCAACCCACTCAGCGCCCTGCAGTCCGTCCTGAACAATCACCTGGGCAAGGCCACGGAACCCCTGCGCTCCCCTTCCTGCTCCAGCCCAAGCTCAAGCACAATGTCGATGTTCCACAAGTCGAGTCTCGGCGTCATGGACAAGCCGGGCTTGAGTCCTGCCCCCACGCGGCCGGCCAGCGTGTCCAGGCGCTACCTGTTCGAGAGCAACGATCAGCCCATCGACCTGACCAAGTCCAAGAGCAAGAAAGCCGAGTCCTCGCAAGCACAATCCTGTACGTCCCCACCTCAGAAGCACGCCCTGTCTGACATCGCCGACATGGTCAAGGTCCTCCCCAAGGCCACCACCCCAAAGCCCGCCGCTTCCTCGCGGGGCGCCCCCATGAAGCTGGAAATGGATGTCAGGCGCTTTGAGGACGTCTCCAGCGAGGTCTCGACCCTGCATAAGAGGAAGGGCCGGCAGTCCAACTGGAACCCTCAGCACCTCCTGATCCTACAAGCGCAGTTCGCCTCGAGTCTGTTCCAGACGTCCGAGGGCAAGTACCTGCTGTCCGACCTGGGCCCTCAAGAGCGAATGCAAATCTCGAAGTTCACGGGGCTCTCGATGACCACGATCAGCCACTGGCTGGCAAACGTCAAGTACCAACTTCGGAAAACGGGCGGGACAAAGTTCCTGAAAAACATGGACAAAGGACACCCCGTCTTTTATTGCAGTGACTGTGCCTCCCAGTTTAGAACCCCTTCCACCTACATCAGCCACCTGGAGTCCCACCTGGGTTTCCAAATGAAGGACATGACCCGCATGGCGGTAGAACAGCAAGGCAAGGCGGAGCAAGAGATCTCGCGGGTGTCGTCGGCTCAGAGGTCTCCGGAAACCGTAGCTGGCGAAGAGGACACAGACTCTAAGTTCAAGTGTAAGTTGTGCTGTCGGACATTTGCGAGCAAACACGCAGTAAAACTCCACCTGAGCAAAACGCACGCCAAGTCACCCGAACACCACTCTCAGTTTGTCACAGACGTGGACGAGGAATAG